From the Microbacterium sp. W4I4 genome, one window contains:
- the lspA gene encoding signal peptidase II has translation MKYLTVENLPLQEAVPVLGNFLQLFYIRNSGAAFSIGAGMTWIFTIALTIVAGVIIWKTLGVRSRLWAVVLGVLLGGVLGNLTDRLLREPGFAVGHVVDMISMPWMLPAIFNVADIFIVTGMISVALLVVIGLRLDGTRERDHAAGDAVAPETDAATAASANEA, from the coding sequence GTGAAGTACCTCACCGTCGAGAACCTGCCGCTGCAGGAGGCCGTCCCGGTGCTGGGGAACTTCCTCCAGCTGTTCTACATCCGCAACTCCGGCGCTGCGTTCTCCATAGGCGCCGGGATGACGTGGATCTTCACGATCGCGCTGACCATCGTCGCCGGTGTCATCATCTGGAAGACGCTGGGCGTGCGCTCCCGGCTCTGGGCGGTCGTGCTCGGCGTTCTGCTCGGCGGAGTGCTGGGCAATCTCACCGACCGGCTGCTGCGTGAGCCCGGGTTCGCGGTCGGTCACGTCGTCGACATGATCTCGATGCCGTGGATGCTGCCCGCGATCTTCAACGTGGCCGACATCTTCATCGTCACGGGGATGATCTCGGTGGCGCTGCTCGTGGTCATCGGGCTGCGGTTGGACGGCACTCGCGAGCGCGACCACGCGGCGGGCGACGCGGTGGCTCCCGAGACGGATGCTGCGACCGCCGCGTCCGCGAACGAGGCCTGA
- the nrdR gene encoding transcriptional regulator NrdR, translating to MHCPFCRHPDSRVIDSRTSDDGLSIRRRRQCPECGGRFSTTETASLMVIKRSGVLESFSRDKVISGVRKACQGRPVTDADLAVLAQKVEEAVRQTGVSQLDTNEIGLAILGPLRELDEVAYLRFASVYQEFDSLDDFERSISELRADHAKSGTESADR from the coding sequence ATGCACTGCCCCTTCTGCCGGCATCCGGATTCCCGCGTCATCGATTCGCGCACCAGCGACGACGGTCTCTCGATCCGTCGCCGACGGCAGTGCCCGGAGTGCGGCGGACGCTTCTCGACGACCGAGACCGCGAGTCTCATGGTGATCAAACGTTCCGGGGTGCTCGAGTCGTTCAGCCGCGACAAGGTGATCTCCGGCGTGCGCAAGGCCTGCCAGGGACGTCCCGTCACGGATGCCGATCTGGCGGTCCTCGCCCAGAAGGTCGAGGAGGCCGTGCGGCAGACCGGCGTGTCTCAACTGGACACCAACGAGATCGGTCTGGCGATCCTCGGACCGCTCCGTGAGCTGGACGAGGTCGCGTACCTGCGCTTCGCGAGCGTCTACCAGGAGTTCGACTCGCTGGACGACTTCGAGCGCTCGATCAGCGAGCTGCGCGCGGACCACGCGAAGTCGGGAACGGAATCCGCCGACCGCTAA
- a CDS encoding DUF6114 domain-containing protein yields MLLSEGVMASEEHTVTDDGQITAHGQKPERAESAFRTWRRSRPFIGGVLLVISGIEMFFSGQLDFGELHIQLGIEGLQATIIPILLVLLGILAVTMPAHHIFYGVVALAVALYSLVGVNLGGFIIGMLLGCVGGILVVAWMPKGSRRRSAAADGTDEDDSDAEGADA; encoded by the coding sequence ATGCTTCTGAGCGAAGGCGTCATGGCATCCGAAGAGCACACCGTGACCGACGACGGGCAGATCACCGCCCACGGGCAGAAGCCGGAGCGCGCCGAATCGGCGTTCCGGACCTGGCGACGATCCCGCCCGTTCATCGGCGGAGTGCTGCTGGTGATCTCCGGGATCGAGATGTTCTTCTCGGGCCAGCTGGACTTCGGCGAACTGCACATCCAGCTCGGCATCGAAGGTCTGCAGGCGACCATCATCCCGATCCTGCTGGTGCTGCTGGGCATCCTCGCGGTCACCATGCCCGCGCACCACATCTTCTACGGTGTGGTCGCCCTCGCCGTGGCGCTGTACTCCCTGGTGGGGGTCAATCTCGGCGGCTTCATCATCGGCATGCTCCTGGGCTGCGTCGGCGGGATCCTCGTGGTGGCCTGGATGCCGAAGGGGTCACGACGGCGCTCGGCTGCGGCTGACGGCACGGATGAGGATGATTCGGATGCAGAGGGGGCCGACGCGTGA
- a CDS encoding DUF3043 domain-containing protein: MPKPTPAANDDAPETPAEGKGRPTPTRAEREAANRRPLVANTKEARAAAKADLQERRQRARIGMEMGEDKYLPVRDKGPQRRWVREYVDAGWHISEWLMAAMLLVILLNLVPVPNIQLWAMAALWAYLLIAILDMVLLSARVKRKTAAKFGAERRERGLGWYAAMRALQMRFMRLPKPQVKRGQYPA; the protein is encoded by the coding sequence GTGCCCAAGCCCACTCCCGCAGCCAACGACGACGCCCCCGAGACGCCCGCCGAGGGCAAGGGACGTCCCACGCCGACGCGCGCCGAGCGCGAGGCGGCCAACCGCCGCCCCCTCGTCGCCAACACCAAGGAGGCGCGCGCCGCGGCCAAGGCGGATCTGCAGGAGCGCCGCCAGCGCGCCCGGATCGGCATGGAGATGGGTGAGGACAAGTACCTCCCCGTCCGGGACAAGGGCCCGCAGCGCCGCTGGGTGCGCGAGTACGTGGATGCCGGCTGGCACATCTCCGAGTGGTTGATGGCCGCCATGCTGCTCGTCATCCTGCTGAACCTCGTCCCGGTGCCGAACATCCAGCTCTGGGCGATGGCCGCGCTGTGGGCGTACCTGCTGATCGCGATCCTCGACATGGTGCTGCTCAGCGCGCGCGTCAAGCGCAAGACCGCCGCGAAGTTCGGAGCCGAGCGGCGCGAGCGCGGTCTGGGCTGGTACGCCGCGATGCGGGCGCTGCAGATGCGGTTCATGCGTCTGCCGAAGCCGCAGGTCAAGCGCGGTCAGTACCCCGCCTGA
- a CDS encoding dipeptidase — protein MTSTSPSAQPASESAVLEAVALGIPAALSDLGGLVRIPGIAWPAFDQTQLERSADAIAGLVRDTGVFDDVQVLRAHVDDTEELGQPAVLATRAARNGRPTILLYAHHDVQPPGDDLLWETPPFEPTVRDGRLYGRGAADDKAGIMAHIASLRAVSEVLGDDFDLGVALFIEGEEEYGSRSFARFLRDNAEALRADAIVVADSGNLDSETPGLTVSLRGNARFTLRVRTLEHASHSGMFGGAVPDAVMAAVTLLATLWDADGAVVVEGMTSRAGETPEYTDATLRDEAGLLAGTIPIGRDDILGRIWNKPSITITGIDATSVAQASNTLPPEVSVVISARVAPGQQAKDAYAALEAHLRAHAPFGAELTFSDIDLGDGFLVDTAGWAVGMTRGAMTDGYGRESVELGVGGSIPFIADLVREFPAAQILVTGVEDPHSRAHSPNESLHLETFRNAVRTEALLLARMNARDSDS, from the coding sequence ATGACCTCGACTTCACCGTCGGCACAGCCGGCATCCGAATCCGCCGTCCTCGAGGCAGTCGCCCTCGGCATTCCTGCAGCGCTCTCCGATCTCGGCGGACTCGTGCGCATCCCCGGCATCGCCTGGCCCGCATTCGACCAGACCCAGCTGGAGCGCAGCGCCGACGCGATCGCCGGTCTCGTCCGGGACACCGGCGTCTTCGATGACGTGCAGGTGCTGCGTGCGCACGTGGACGACACCGAGGAGCTCGGCCAGCCCGCCGTCCTCGCCACCCGCGCCGCGCGCAACGGGCGGCCCACAATCCTGCTGTACGCGCACCACGACGTGCAGCCACCAGGGGACGACCTGCTCTGGGAGACGCCCCCGTTCGAGCCCACCGTGCGCGACGGACGACTGTACGGACGCGGTGCCGCAGATGACAAGGCCGGGATCATGGCCCACATCGCATCCCTGCGTGCCGTCAGCGAGGTGCTCGGCGACGACTTCGACCTCGGCGTCGCGCTGTTCATCGAGGGGGAGGAGGAGTACGGCTCCCGCTCCTTCGCCCGCTTCCTGCGCGACAACGCGGAAGCGCTGCGCGCCGACGCCATCGTGGTCGCCGATTCCGGGAACCTCGACTCCGAGACCCCCGGGCTGACCGTCTCCCTGCGAGGGAACGCCCGGTTCACCCTGCGCGTGCGCACACTCGAACACGCCTCGCACTCCGGCATGTTCGGGGGAGCGGTGCCGGATGCCGTGATGGCCGCGGTCACCCTGCTCGCCACGCTCTGGGATGCCGACGGCGCGGTCGTCGTCGAAGGGATGACGAGCCGAGCCGGCGAGACCCCCGAGTACACCGACGCGACACTGCGCGACGAAGCCGGTCTGCTGGCCGGCACGATCCCGATCGGTCGCGATGACATCCTCGGGCGCATCTGGAACAAGCCCTCCATCACGATCACCGGCATCGATGCGACCAGCGTCGCCCAGGCATCCAACACGCTGCCCCCCGAGGTCAGTGTGGTCATCAGCGCCCGTGTCGCACCGGGACAGCAGGCGAAGGACGCCTATGCGGCACTGGAGGCGCACCTGCGAGCACACGCCCCGTTCGGCGCCGAGCTCACGTTCAGCGACATCGACCTGGGCGATGGCTTCCTCGTCGACACCGCCGGCTGGGCCGTCGGGATGACACGCGGCGCGATGACGGACGGCTACGGTCGGGAATCCGTCGAGCTCGGCGTGGGCGGCTCCATCCCGTTCATCGCAGACCTCGTCCGCGAGTTCCCCGCGGCGCAGATCCTGGTCACCGGCGTGGAGGACCCGCATTCCCGCGCGCACAGCCCGAACGAATCCCTGCACCTGGAGACGTTCCGCAACGCGGTGCGCACCGAGGCGCTGCTGCTGGCGCGGATGAACGCCCGCGACTCGGATTCCTGA
- a CDS encoding RluA family pseudouridine synthase → MQSRSLPVPDGLEGSRVDAALAKMLGFSRTFAAEVAEAGGVQLDGVQLGKSDRLRAGGWLEVSWTPREEPRIVPIAVPELGIVHDDDDIVVVDKPTGVAAHPSIGWEGPTVVGALAAAGFRIATSGAPERQGVVHRLDVGTSGLMVVAKTEQAYTALKRAFKERTVEKIYHAVVQGHPDPLAGTIDAPIGRHPNHHWKFAVVPDGKPSVTHYETLEAFPGASLLEIHLETGRTHQIRVHMAAHRHPCVGDPLYGADPTLSAKLGLTRQWLHAHRLAFTHPATGDWVQFESPYPADFRHALEVLDPGREFED, encoded by the coding sequence GTGCAGAGCCGGAGCCTGCCCGTCCCCGACGGGCTGGAGGGATCACGCGTCGACGCCGCACTGGCGAAGATGCTCGGATTCTCGCGCACGTTCGCGGCCGAGGTCGCTGAGGCGGGCGGAGTGCAGCTGGACGGTGTCCAACTGGGCAAGTCCGACCGACTGCGCGCCGGCGGCTGGCTCGAAGTGAGCTGGACGCCCCGCGAGGAGCCGCGCATCGTGCCCATCGCGGTGCCCGAGCTGGGCATCGTGCACGACGACGACGACATCGTCGTCGTCGACAAGCCCACCGGCGTGGCCGCGCACCCCTCGATCGGCTGGGAGGGCCCCACCGTGGTGGGCGCACTCGCCGCCGCGGGGTTCCGCATCGCGACGAGCGGCGCGCCCGAGCGTCAGGGCGTCGTGCATCGTCTGGACGTGGGTACCAGCGGCCTGATGGTGGTGGCGAAGACCGAGCAGGCCTACACCGCCCTCAAGCGCGCCTTCAAGGAGCGCACGGTCGAGAAGATCTATCACGCGGTCGTGCAGGGCCACCCCGACCCGCTCGCGGGCACCATCGACGCGCCGATCGGACGCCACCCGAACCATCACTGGAAGTTCGCGGTCGTGCCCGACGGCAAGCCCTCTGTCACCCACTACGAGACGCTCGAGGCGTTCCCCGGGGCGTCACTGCTGGAGATCCACCTGGAGACGGGCCGCACGCACCAGATCCGCGTGCACATGGCCGCCCACCGGCATCCGTGCGTCGGCGACCCCCTCTACGGCGCGGATCCGACGCTGTCGGCGAAGCTGGGTCTGACCCGGCAGTGGCTGCATGCGCACCGGCTGGCGTTCACGCACCCCGCGACGGGGGACTGGGTGCAGTTCGAGTCCCCATATCCCGCCGACTTCCGCCATGCGCTGGAGGTCCTCGATCCCGGGCGCGAGTTCGAGGACTGA
- a CDS encoding DivIVA domain-containing protein yields MALTPDDVVHKEFQHVRFKDGFDPEEVDDYLDEIVVEWRKTIEENNELKAKLAAFESGEGAAAPTAAAPVAEAPAAPVQAAPVAEASATGTSAGIIELAQRLHDEHVAEGEAKRKQLIQDAESEVARIRTEAEAKQREESARLERERNTLEGRITELREFERDYRGKLRAMIEGQLRDLDQKSSTDATPVSAIGL; encoded by the coding sequence ATGGCACTTACCCCGGATGACGTCGTCCACAAGGAGTTCCAGCACGTCCGGTTCAAGGACGGCTTCGACCCTGAAGAGGTCGACGACTACCTCGACGAGATCGTCGTCGAATGGCGCAAGACCATCGAGGAGAACAACGAGCTGAAGGCGAAGCTCGCCGCGTTCGAGTCCGGTGAGGGTGCTGCCGCTCCGACCGCCGCAGCTCCCGTGGCCGAGGCTCCCGCAGCCCCTGTCCAGGCGGCTCCCGTCGCCGAGGCATCGGCCACCGGCACCTCTGCCGGCATCATCGAGCTCGCTCAGCGTCTGCACGACGAGCACGTCGCCGAGGGTGAGGCCAAGCGCAAGCAGCTCATCCAGGACGCCGAGTCCGAGGTGGCGCGCATCCGCACCGAGGCCGAGGCCAAGCAGCGCGAGGAATCCGCTCGTCTCGAGCGCGAGCGCAACACGCTCGAGGGCCGCATCACCGAGCTGCGCGAGTTCGAGCGCGATTACCGCGGCAAGCTCCGCGCGATGATCGAGGGCCAGCTGCGCGACCTCGACCAGAAGTCGTCGACGGACGCCACGCCCGTCTCCGCCATCGGCCTGTAG
- the erpA gene encoding iron-sulfur cluster insertion protein ErpA, which produces MSDTTLTEEAIGAHSVSLTDAAAQKVKSLLEQEGRDDLRLRVAVQPGGCSGLIYQLYFDERFLEGDETVDFDGVEVIVDNMSVPYLDGASIDFKDTISEQGFTIDNPNAAGSCACGDSFH; this is translated from the coding sequence ATGAGCGACACCACACTGACCGAAGAGGCCATCGGCGCGCACAGCGTCTCGCTGACGGATGCCGCAGCGCAGAAGGTCAAGAGCCTTCTCGAGCAGGAGGGCCGGGACGACCTGCGTCTTCGCGTCGCCGTCCAGCCGGGCGGATGCTCGGGCCTGATCTACCAGCTCTACTTCGACGAGCGCTTCCTCGAGGGCGATGAGACCGTCGACTTCGACGGTGTCGAGGTCATCGTCGACAACATGAGCGTTCCGTACCTGGACGGCGCCTCGATCGACTTCAAGGACACCATCTCGGAGCAGGGTTTCACGATCGACAACCCCAACGCGGCAGGCAGCTGCGCATGCGGTGACAGCTTCCACTGA
- a CDS encoding quinone-dependent dihydroorotate dehydrogenase, with protein sequence MYPLLFRQALSRLDPEFAHHAAMAVIRVLGVPPFSWAARALTAPTPEQSVRALGLTFPSPFGVAAGFDKNAVGVRGLDALGFGHIEVGTVTAIPQEGNPKPRLFRLVADRAVINRMGFNNDGAEAAARRVTALRRRAPRAVIGVNIGKSRVVAVEDAIGDYVASATRLAPLADYLAVNVSSPNTPGLRGLQAVETLAPLLRAVKDAAGSTPLLVKIAPDLPDDEITGIARLAVEEGLSGIITHNTTISREGLLTDDAVVEAAGAGGLSGAPLKERARDVLAVVRAAVPADFCVIAVGGVETAEDVQRLLDGGATLVQGYTAFLYRGPLWARQINRGLRRR encoded by the coding sequence ATGTATCCCCTCCTCTTTCGCCAGGCCCTCTCGCGCCTCGATCCCGAGTTCGCCCACCACGCCGCGATGGCGGTCATCCGCGTGCTCGGTGTGCCACCGTTCTCGTGGGCGGCGCGGGCGCTCACCGCACCCACGCCCGAGCAGAGCGTGCGGGCGCTGGGTCTGACCTTCCCCTCGCCCTTCGGCGTCGCGGCGGGCTTCGACAAGAACGCCGTGGGCGTGCGCGGACTCGACGCGCTCGGATTCGGGCACATCGAGGTCGGCACGGTCACGGCCATCCCGCAGGAGGGCAACCCGAAGCCGCGGCTGTTCCGACTGGTCGCCGACCGCGCCGTGATCAACCGGATGGGTTTCAACAACGACGGCGCCGAGGCCGCAGCGCGCCGGGTGACGGCGCTGCGCCGCCGTGCACCGCGCGCCGTGATCGGCGTGAACATCGGCAAGAGCCGTGTCGTCGCCGTCGAGGATGCCATCGGCGACTACGTCGCCTCCGCCACCCGCCTCGCCCCCCTCGCCGACTATCTCGCCGTCAACGTCTCCTCACCCAACACGCCCGGTCTTCGCGGACTGCAGGCGGTGGAGACCCTCGCGCCGCTGCTGCGCGCGGTGAAGGACGCCGCCGGCTCGACTCCGCTGCTGGTGAAGATCGCCCCCGACCTGCCGGACGACGAGATCACGGGCATCGCCCGTCTCGCCGTCGAGGAGGGGCTGTCCGGCATCATCACGCACAACACGACGATCTCGCGCGAGGGCCTGCTGACCGACGATGCCGTCGTCGAGGCCGCCGGCGCCGGAGGGCTCTCCGGCGCACCACTGAAGGAGCGGGCGCGCGACGTGCTCGCCGTCGTGAGGGCCGCCGTGCCGGCCGACTTCTGCGTGATCGCCGTGGGCGGCGTGGAGACGGCGGAAGACGTGCAGCGGCTGCTGGACGGCGGCGCGACCCTCGTGCAGGGCTACACGGCGTTCCTGTACCGCGGTCCGCTCTGGGCGCGCCAGATCAACCGCGGCCTGCGGCGGCGCTGA
- a CDS encoding NUDIX domain-containing protein, translated as MATPDFVIALREHIGHAPLPLVGATAVVFRDQKVLLGKRADNGAWQTIAGIVEPGEEPADAAARECLEEAGVVVSVDRLASVQQLPRITYVNGDQVDYIDIAFRCTWVSGEPHPADGELSEVGFYDLAQMMDVVDDAHVRKIALALAEDDPAHFRGGRVKS; from the coding sequence ATGGCCACTCCGGACTTCGTCATCGCCCTGCGCGAGCACATCGGGCATGCACCGCTCCCCCTCGTCGGCGCCACAGCCGTGGTGTTCCGCGACCAGAAGGTTCTGCTCGGCAAGCGGGCCGACAACGGAGCCTGGCAGACGATCGCCGGCATCGTCGAGCCCGGCGAGGAGCCGGCGGACGCCGCGGCTCGGGAGTGTCTCGAGGAGGCCGGCGTCGTGGTCTCCGTCGACCGGCTGGCATCGGTGCAGCAGCTGCCGCGCATCACTTACGTCAACGGCGACCAGGTCGACTACATCGACATCGCCTTCCGCTGCACCTGGGTGTCGGGAGAGCCGCATCCGGCCGACGGAGAACTCAGCGAGGTCGGGTTCTACGACCTCGCCCAGATGATGGATGTGGTCGACGATGCGCACGTGCGCAAGATCGCCCTCGCGCTCGCCGAGGACGATCCCGCGCACTTCCGCGGCGGACGCGTCAAGAGCTGA
- a CDS encoding DUF6230 family protein: MKFRNPKKLITKATATHAGRITLAAVPVGIVAAVLMGGVAQGQVPVSFAVSGSQFQISASLLDGTGFSQYAGVTKDTEGGEHSVAIANIKSATLADLCQSVVSETPLGKVGVLIKAGGGGNPASASDLQIGMTGLGGDASFGNIRIGVDASTVNTGAKGSAGDFAQDADTVTIKNLQQTAWSTQASVFTLTGMTLELTDGSQGCF, translated from the coding sequence ATGAAGTTCCGTAACCCGAAGAAGCTGATCACGAAGGCCACCGCCACGCACGCGGGCCGGATCACCCTGGCCGCGGTGCCCGTGGGCATCGTCGCCGCCGTCCTGATGGGCGGGGTCGCGCAGGGGCAGGTGCCCGTCTCGTTCGCCGTGTCGGGCAGCCAGTTCCAGATCAGCGCGAGCCTGCTGGACGGCACGGGCTTCTCGCAGTACGCCGGTGTCACGAAGGACACCGAGGGTGGCGAGCACTCGGTCGCCATCGCGAACATCAAGAGCGCCACGCTCGCCGACCTCTGCCAGTCGGTCGTCTCCGAGACGCCTCTCGGCAAGGTGGGCGTGCTGATCAAGGCGGGTGGCGGCGGCAACCCCGCGAGCGCCTCGGACCTGCAGATCGGCATGACGGGACTCGGGGGCGACGCCTCGTTCGGGAACATCCGCATCGGCGTCGACGCCTCGACGGTGAACACCGGCGCGAAGGGGTCGGCGGGCGACTTCGCGCAGGATGCCGACACCGTGACCATCAAGAACCTGCAGCAGACCGCGTGGAGCACCCAGGCATCCGTCTTCACCCTCACGGGCATGACGCTGGAGCTCACGGACGGATCGCAGGGATGCTTCTGA
- a CDS encoding RNA polymerase sigma factor, translating to MSTDSEIIERSIEDPEAFSGIFERHVRPVGGYIRRRLGGESVDDVLSETFLVAFRKRSSYDLTAHSALPWLLGIATRLIRSHRGMEARHWRNVQASAAVSEEHDPESPYAASERRLDSAASLRQMGPRIAALSPRDRDTLLLYAWADLTYEQTADALGVPVGTVRSRLNRVRRKLAPEGAQTTRLTWMAKVER from the coding sequence GTGAGCACAGACAGCGAGATCATCGAGCGGTCGATCGAGGATCCGGAGGCGTTCTCCGGCATCTTCGAGCGGCATGTCCGCCCGGTCGGCGGCTACATCCGGCGCCGGCTGGGCGGTGAGTCCGTGGACGACGTCCTCAGCGAGACCTTTCTCGTGGCGTTCCGCAAGCGCTCGTCGTACGATCTCACCGCGCACAGCGCGCTGCCGTGGCTGCTGGGGATCGCGACCAGACTGATCCGCTCGCATCGGGGGATGGAGGCCAGGCACTGGCGGAATGTGCAGGCTTCGGCTGCAGTCAGCGAGGAGCACGATCCGGAGTCGCCCTACGCGGCCTCTGAGCGGCGGCTCGATTCGGCGGCATCGCTGCGTCAGATGGGCCCTCGGATCGCGGCGCTGTCGCCGCGGGACAGGGACACGCTGCTGCTGTACGCCTGGGCGGATCTGACGTATGAGCAGACCGCCGATGCGCTCGGGGTTCCCGTCGGCACGGTGCGCTCCCGTCTGAATCGCGTGCGTCGCAAGCTCGCGCCGGAGGGCGCGCAGACCACACGGCTGACCTGGATGGCGAAGGTGGAGAGATGA
- the hisD gene encoding histidinol dehydrogenase produces the protein MRTIDLRGRRLTPADMLAAVPRATAARAEALAAATQIVDDVRTHGVTALREQAERFDHVTDHAIRVPAEHLAEAAASVDPEVSAALQAAIDRVRRGSAAQVPTPQTTEIEPGARITQRWQPVTRAGVYIPGGKAPLASSVVMNVVPAQVAGVTSIALASPPQAGHDGRVHPTILAAAALLGIDEVYAIGGAGAIGALAYGVAELGLDPVDVVSGPGNNYVASAKRAVAGVVGTDSEAGATEILVVADAHADADLIAADLISQAEHDEQASAVLVTDDPELAERVLARVADRASATTHAERVAAALAGPQSAIILVEDRAMAEAFSNAYAPEHLELHLTDAADAAERFTSAGAVFVGDQTPVSLGDYMAGSNHVLPTGGQARYAAGLGAYTFLRPQQVIQYDHAALARARAGVVALSNAEILPAHGDAVQARFASQETGRSGGTEVAE, from the coding sequence GTGCGCACCATCGATCTCCGAGGCCGCCGTCTCACACCGGCGGACATGCTCGCGGCCGTCCCCAGGGCGACCGCGGCGCGCGCCGAGGCCCTCGCCGCGGCGACGCAGATCGTCGACGACGTCCGCACCCACGGCGTGACAGCCCTGCGCGAGCAGGCGGAGCGCTTCGATCACGTGACGGATCACGCGATCAGGGTGCCGGCCGAGCACCTCGCGGAGGCGGCGGCATCCGTCGACCCCGAGGTGAGCGCGGCGCTCCAGGCTGCGATCGACCGCGTGCGCCGTGGGTCCGCAGCTCAGGTTCCGACCCCGCAGACCACGGAGATCGAGCCCGGTGCGCGCATCACCCAGCGCTGGCAGCCGGTCACCCGCGCGGGCGTCTACATCCCCGGCGGCAAGGCGCCGCTGGCATCCAGCGTCGTCATGAACGTGGTCCCCGCGCAGGTCGCCGGCGTCACGAGCATCGCCCTCGCATCCCCGCCGCAGGCCGGCCACGACGGCCGGGTGCACCCCACCATCCTCGCGGCCGCAGCACTGCTCGGCATCGACGAGGTGTACGCGATCGGCGGCGCCGGTGCCATCGGAGCGCTCGCATACGGCGTGGCGGAACTGGGCCTGGATCCGGTCGACGTCGTCTCAGGGCCGGGCAACAACTACGTCGCCTCCGCGAAGCGCGCGGTCGCCGGCGTCGTGGGCACCGATTCGGAGGCCGGCGCGACCGAGATCCTCGTGGTGGCCGACGCGCACGCCGACGCGGACCTCATCGCCGCGGACCTCATCAGCCAGGCGGAGCACGACGAACAGGCATCCGCCGTGCTCGTCACCGACGATCCCGAGCTCGCCGAGCGGGTCCTCGCCCGTGTCGCAGACCGTGCGTCAGCGACCACCCACGCCGAACGCGTGGCGGCGGCCCTCGCCGGACCGCAGTCCGCGATCATCCTCGTCGAGGACCGGGCGATGGCCGAGGCGTTCAGCAACGCCTACGCTCCCGAGCACCTGGAACTGCACCTGACCGATGCTGCGGATGCCGCGGAGCGCTTCACCAGCGCCGGCGCGGTCTTCGTGGGAGATCAGACGCCCGTGAGCCTCGGCGACTACATGGCGGGCAGCAACCACGTGCTGCCGACCGGGGGACAGGCCCGCTACGCGGCAGGACTCGGTGCCTACACCTTCCTGCGCCCGCAGCAGGTGATCCAGTACGACCACGCGGCCCTCGCCCGTGCGCGCGCCGGGGTCGTCGCGCTCTCGAACGCCGAGATCCTTCCCGCGCACGGCGACGCCGTGCAGGCGCGGTTCGCGTCGCAGGAGACCGGACGTTCAGGTGGCACGGAGGTCGCCGAGTAG
- a CDS encoding TetR/AcrR family transcriptional regulator: MSVERRVRLTPDARRAQLISAGVSFLADHSLDDLTIDVLAARGGVSRALIFHYFDTRQGMQRAVVEAARDALLHATLPRPELDPEERVHDVLVRITSFVADHRGTFFSLVRGPASGDPTVRALVDEARAANAERLREALIELGEPDSAALRLALRSWVAFAEETFVALAAELGDVSTRPPTHRPEDLIAFLELTLTGVVTAARSARL, translated from the coding sequence ATGTCCGTCGAGCGTCGCGTCCGCCTCACTCCGGACGCACGTCGCGCTCAGCTGATCTCCGCCGGGGTGAGCTTCCTCGCCGACCATTCGCTCGATGACCTGACCATCGATGTGCTCGCGGCACGCGGGGGCGTGTCGCGCGCACTGATTTTCCACTACTTCGACACGCGCCAGGGCATGCAGCGCGCCGTCGTCGAGGCCGCACGCGATGCACTGCTGCATGCGACGCTCCCCCGGCCGGAACTGGACCCCGAGGAGCGCGTGCACGATGTGCTCGTGCGGATCACGAGCTTCGTCGCCGACCACCGCGGCACGTTCTTCTCCCTCGTCCGCGGACCCGCCAGCGGCGACCCGACCGTGCGCGCCCTCGTCGACGAGGCGAGAGCCGCGAACGCCGAACGGCTGCGTGAGGCGCTGATCGAGCTCGGTGAGCCCGACAGCGCCGCGCTGCGCCTGGCATTGCGGTCCTGGGTGGCGTTCGCCGAGGAGACTTTCGTCGCGCTGGCCGCTGAGCTGGGCGATGTGTCGACGCGACCCCCCACGCACCGCCCTGAGGACCTGATCGCCTTCCTCGAGCTGACCCTGACCGGCGTGGTCACCGCCGCACGCAGCGCCCGGCTCTGA